The Megalobrama amblycephala isolate DHTTF-2021 linkage group LG16, ASM1881202v1, whole genome shotgun sequence genome includes the window TactgcaataaaaaaattaagctAACAAAAGCGCAGTTACAAGTGGTCTTACAGAATTTGAGAATTGTTTAACTAACTACAATTATCTGCTTATCCTGTTAAAAAGGAAATTTCTTGTAATATTTGATGAATTTGATGGGTCAGTAAATAGAAATCTTTGACCTTTTCACAGATGAGGTCAAAGCAGTTTTCAATCAGCTCTGGAGATCTGTTTAGTGAAGATGACAAGGACAATAAGTAAATTAAATATTGGTGTATTATATATTGTGAAACTGTTATTTAACCTCAGCTTTGTGTcacacttttttaaaatatgaccagcagcagcagcatctaCTCAGATACCGATGAGCACATTCGCTGTAAAAACCCAAATAGGTAACCCTATACACAACTGTGTATAACAGAACAGGACAAGTGTAGGGTGTCATTTCTATGCCATTGCAGTCACCAAACTGAAGtgcaaaaataattactttttgaaacatttatcTGCCATTGGTCAGTCAAACAGTTTGGATCTATCAACCTATGAATGGCTCACTTAGTTATAGATGACTACCTGTAAAGCAGGGACTGCAGAAGTCACGCACTTCAGCTTTAAAATAAGCAAAGCAATGCCATTCAACTTTCCAGATCCTATAATAATGAGCATTCCTTAAGTTTGTGTTATCTCAGAACTGTGACatcaataaaaaagaaaataaaattcaaCGCTAATGATAAAATTCTTGTTAAGTTTCTTATTTACAATATGAGTTTGAAATTTTCTGAAGTGTTGCTTGCAGTGCAAACTCACTGCAAAGATGCTACATGTTATTGGTGGTTGAAAGGTGGGTGTTCAGTAAAAGAAACTTTCcaagattacaaaaaaaagacaCAAGATCATTTCCCTTTATACGACTTTGCTCTACGTTCTTactcataatatatatatatatatatatatatatatatatatatatatatatatatatatatatatatatatggtttgtGAAGATAATAGCTCTTCCTTTTACAAAATGATCAGCAATGCTCCAAAACAAACGTCAAAAAAGCCTAATATCCTGAGACGAGAGTTTAAGTAGAAAAACGTGCTACGGTTTCACACACTCTGTTACCACAGATTCTTtcctcaggaaaaaaaaactctgctaTTAGCAGAAACAAATGCAGCCATTTCACAGCTTCATTTCCTGTCAAGTGAAGTGACAGTTCCGTATTCATCAGAATATACTTCAGTCTTTAACTAATGCTTCAGAGGATGCCTGGGTAAGATTACATTCTGCTGTTTTGTCTAGCATAAGccaataattatattaattgacATTGCAcaacaaaaactttaatttgttttttgttttttttttacatttaaagtaaCTACACGATACTACAAAATATTAAGTAGAAAACTAGTTCTCCAGTCTTGACTTCTAACTAAATTCATTGTCAGCCACCAAGTACTCACTTTATATTAAAAagataaatataaaagttttaATCTGAACATATTGCTTGTGGCATTTCAGAATTTAGGAGATAAAATGGTCTGTTGAGTCTTATGTGCAAAAATGTCTCTTTTTGGCAAGGTTCTCAAAGGACACTATGAGGACTACTTTTTGCAAACTTGTCTTCCTCTTCTCTCTACCATGGAGCCTAAACGGCCATTTAACAACCAGCCATAAGAATACCGATGTAACAAACACAGCAGACGATGCAACAGGGCAGATAAACTACACTACTGATTCTGGTACAAACAACGTGGTTTCACTTTCAAGAAGTGCTCAGACGCAGCAAGGCATCGGGCTGAGGACACGTGAAGACGATACATCAAATAAGAGTAAGAGCAGGAACATACGTGACAGCGAAAACAACTTGACTACTACGGCAGCACAATCTGAAGGGCAAATAATACAGGAAGAGGTAACGACTCCACAAAAGGAACTGCAAAAACCGACAGAAGGCTCCCGCAGACCGCATACATCTCTTTTGCAAATAGAGAATGCTACAGAATTTAATGTCTCGGACTGAACCACTCAGTGCCACAAGGCCAGATGTTTTGCCAGAAGAAAAGACAAGCAGAGGACCTATGGAGACACACGAAGCCACTCAGGAAACACCTACTTCTGATTCCATTGAACATGGTGTGCAATCAAATGAAACAGTCTTGGAGGGCAACAAGAATAATACAAATGGAGACATTCATACAATCCAGCCCACAATGGAGACTACAGACCAACCAAACCCAATGACTCATGCCCACACTTCCGCAATAACGACGGCAACAGATTTCAAGGAGACTGTAAGCACCAATGGTATGAAAACCACAAAGAGGGGAGTCATCACAGACAAGTGGACAAGCACTCAAGGTCCTGACCTTAAGACTTCATCCATGATTAAGCCAACGAATAAGTTGATGACCACTGAGAAAACCACCAAAAAGCAAATTTACACTCCATCAAATGATACCCAGCAAGCAAACCCAGGTGCTGCTGTGGCGGCTGTGATCGGTACCACTTTTGTCTTGATGTTCATAGCGATCATATTTATCTTGTTGAGGAAGCGCAAAATGCAGAAAAAGCGGCTTGAAAATCCTGAATGGGCCGGACCCTCGCCGTTTCTGGATGGCGACGTTCAACCGAACTTGCCAAATATGGATGAGTCCGAGACCATCACCAGACAAGGCTTTAACCAGGTGTCTATTTCCAGATACCTACCCCAACGGCTCTCCAAACACCTGACGCTCGGGAGGAACACAAGTGAGGAAGTTCTAATGGGGGACATCCTGCAAGGAAGCACATTTAGCAGACAAAATCCAGATGAGGGCCAAGCCCCTAACGGGAAGCCAACAGTTGCTCAAGACTCAACTGAGAAGAAGGAAAATGAAATCCAGGAAGGTCAAGCATCCGTGGATTCTCTGGACACCAAAACATCTGTGTCGGGAAGTGCACAAGAACCTGTAATGGAGGGCAAAGTATCAAAGCAGACTGATGACCTCACTCTCTTTCCATCTTCTGGCACGGATACTACAGTTAAACCTCCACCTTTAGTGTCTATAGATCTTGATTCCCTTTCAGAAGAAGCAGGTCCTTTGCAAACATCAGATGGGGGGATTGTTCCACCTGCTCCACCTCCGCCCTAATCGCACGTAACAATCTTCTCTGCTTCCGCCTCTACAAACCACTCAAACGAGATAACCAACACACTCATATCTGCTTTCTAAATGTCAAAAAATGCAaagaccttttttttctttttttgcaaagGATTAACAACCTACTGTGCTTGTTCAAGACTCTAAAAAGAAGACTGCTCAACAGGTGCCGTTTTCTTTCCTGCACTGATGTATTGAAACACATATTTCAAGACATAGTGTTATTCTATTATTCATTAGACTTTAGTTATGTCACAATTGCTGACCATGACTTGTATGGTCAGAGcctgtacattttaaatgtgtatatctGCTAAAGGTTAGTCAAAGGCTAAAGATTAGTCATTTAAGCAGTTTGAAAAGCAATCTACTATACAATAACAAAATGTCTCATTAAAAGTTAAAATCAGCATGGTATGGTGTTTCAAGTCTTGGTCAAGCCTGTACTATTCCTCAGGTAAAATGAGTAATGAGAATGCATGGCTAGCTTGGACAAAAACCACAGCATGTAAAATCTTTGTGCCTACATGTACTGCTTCATGGGTATAAACTAAAGAGTGAATTTAACCACAATGGCCAGTTTTCTAATTAATTACTGCACTGCTAAAGCCACTGGGTGCATGTTTGAGATTCAAATCACGATAAACTCTTAAAAGAACATTAGCTCACTCAACAGGCAGCACCAGCTCACTCAAACCACTCACTCAAAATAAAGAAGTGTTGCAACAACACGATCATGCTTCCTTCTTTCCTTCAGCTGTAAAACAAAAGCgtaaatgttattatttaaaatattaaaatacccaactttattaaaactttattgggtaacactttacaataaggttcattagttaaacattagttaatgtattaactagcatgaattaaccatgagcaaaacatttgttacagtatttactaatcttcgttaatgttagttaatgaaaatacagtgttcattgtttgttcatgttagttcacagtgcattaactaatgttaacaagattttaataatgtattagtaaatgttgaaatttatattaataaatgctgtagaagtgcagttcattattagttcatgttaactaatgttaactaatgaaccttattgtaaagtgttacctttatTGTAACATTTTTGGAGTTCATCTAACCTCTAATGCCAATTaattacagtacagtccaaaagtttggaaccactaagatttttaatgtttttaaaagaagtttcgtctgctcaccaaggctacatttatttaattaaaaatacagtaaaaacagtaatattgtgaaatattattacaatttaaaacaactgttttctatttgaatatatttcacaaagtaatttattcctgtgatgcaaagctgaattttcagcatcattactccagtcttcagtgtcacatgatccttcagaaatcattctaatatgctgatttgctgctcaataaacatttatgattattttcaatgttgaaaacagttgtgtacttttttttttcaggattatttgatgaatagaaagttcaaaagaacagtgtttatctgaaatctaatcttttgtaacattataaatgtctttactgccacttttgattgatttaatgcatccttgctgaataaaagtattcatttctttaatttcttttcaaaaaaataaaaataaaaattcttactgaccccaaacttttgaacggtagtgtataatgctacagaagctttgtatttcagataaatgctgttcttttgaactttctattcatcaaggaatcctgaaaaaaaaagtacacaactgttttcaacattgaaaataatcataaatgtttcttgagcagcaaatcagcatattagaatgatttctgaaggatcatgtgacactgaagactggagtaacgatgctgaaaattcagctttgcatcacaggaataaattactttgtcaaatatatttaaatagtacacagttattttaaattgtaataatatttcacaatattactgttttttaggtatttttaattaaataaatgtagccttggtgagcagacgaaacttcttttaaaaacattaaaaatcttagtggttccaaacttttggactgtactgtatatgattAATTAGCATCAGAGAATACAATTGCTTGTTACAATCAATTTCTTTAATTATAAGTAAGTACAAACATTATGTCTGCCTGAAAGAGGCAAACAAAGTTACTTGAatcacacaaataaaatataaagattAGGACAAGGGATACAACGGAGCCTCACTTGACtggatatttataaaattaaagaTTCACAAACTCCAGTAGAAAGATGTTGTCCACTGTCAGAatatattaaaggggtggttcattgcgatttcatttttttaactttagtgtgtaatgttgctgcttgagcataaacaacatatgcaaagttacagcgctaaaagttcaatgcaaactgagttattgtcttttaaagttatggcagtttaatgcctacaaaaacaaccggtttggactacaacaagcttcttcccgggttggtgacatcataaaccctgcaaaacgcccccgggaacacgcaacaaagtgggcgaggccatgtggcaCAGCATAATGAAAGCGGAAGagttgtctacactggacacgAGCGGTGCGatgcgtcaaaagataatagtaATAATCAGTGATACTGTCtacaccatagactgtaaaaaacactgtttacaCTGGATGCAGCATGGAAGACTGCTTCCAGTGAGACATTTGAAGtttaatgctggatttgcacaaggctattactgaaagatgaagcagttcccactttaaaagcagaagctgctgtttatgggcCCCTAACTAAGTATGTTTTATGGTTTgtacatgttttttaaatgtatagttctgttgcaattttttggttgcatcaaggacttAAAGACTAACGTGTTTTAGCTTCACTGGCCAGTGAGCTAAATTCTAGTGCATACTTAttcaacaaacttctatgttcatagacaaacagctGTTCATGCTATCAATTAAatgctacctttacaaaaatgctactactcagtcatgtattcagctacagtaaagctttaatcaggataaaaccatatattgaaagctaacaaacagcagtaacATTTACGTAAGTAACAGCATTTAAACAAACGGAAATAAACCgtgcttgcagaggttctgcttgacccttttcatcattactgctatctgattcgggctcaatttgataatatagacgccattatttacatttccgctgaagcacatgtaacaactaatggtaaggggcgtggcgtttccggacgccCCAGcaaatcacaatacactgggccagctacccaatctgagcacattgcgtatttcaGAGGGAGTAGTAATATAGAATCAGGAAGTCAATCCGGACGTTcaaatgacagtggaaacagcggtgtaaaataaaggtaaaatatatgaaaatacagcattttttttaaaaacgaagcattaagacatgtaaAACTGCgccccataaacacaatcaagcctaggaaaaaaaaaacactgaaccacccctttaaaatggTGTTCTGTCTGCACCAAGACACAAATGAAGCAATTCAAGAATCCTTAACTGAACACCATGAAAATCACTCCACAACCGGTTCTCGGTTTCCAACGCTAAAAAACTCTGTCTAGGGATAGGCACTACTGAAGTACTCCTATTGAGCAAGGTAGGAAGTTAGTACAAGTAGCATACTGTGTGTCTTCTGCAGAGCGATGAAAACAGGACCTGTGCACCGCCTGCAGCAGaagtgagagaggaaatgtcacaGCGAAGTCAAATTGGGAAACGGACCACAAGACTATTTTCTCCCTTTTGATTTCTTTTCAAGCAAACTTTCTTCCTACGGTGGGACTTAGTCACACTTCAGtggttaaataataaataataagattattattattatatccaATTTGAAAAGcataccatagtattttttgtgAGGgttatgatacatttttaatttcttcAGAACAAGTTCTTACTGGTATGATTTACTGCTGCAAGTTTTCATGTTCAATAGCTCAAAACCTGACTCTGCTGCTATGCAGGTGTTCACACATTTGCTATGCTGCTTCGCTCCACAGCTACATTCATACCTCATTGGTGCTCTTAAAAGTTGCACATGCACATTCAAAACACTAGGGGGAAACAGATGGAAGACAAGTGGagcatctatctatccatccatccatccaacatgAAGATTTGTATTTCAAACACTTGAGTTACAAGAAAGCATTAATACATCAAAACATTAATACATGCTGCCAAACAActtatgtaaacatctgttacagagaatattttatacaatacaatcaaaactaactaactaactaaatatatatatatagtttaaacTCAGACCTATACTGAAATCATTAggaatggaataaaaaaaaaacacctcaaCTAGAGCACTGGAGCGCATCAATAAAAACAGCTGTCACCTAAATGAGGACATGGCCGTAGAGGGATATTAAACCACATCAGCCTGTCTTCTGCATTTAGCTGCGTCACACAGAATAATTCAGCACTGTATGGCAACGTCGAGCAGGGTTCATTTATCAAAGCATTGGGCTGTGTGAGGAATGGGATTGCTAAACATGGTACATACAGAGACCAAGACATGagagtgagagaaaaaaaaaaaaaaatcagggaGATGATTTGGTGGCGTGTGCAGATCCGGAATATAAAACACTGAAGTCAGCAACCCCCCTCCCCCCCACCTCATCAGCAGCAGTATGGGTCGACTGTGTGCTGCATTTCACCACCTCCTCCTCCCCACCATCCGATGATTCTTCAATCTCCCTCCCTTGGTCCCTCCTTTCTCTCTCTACCTCCTCTCACAGCTAGCCCTGAAACAAGTGCTGTAAGCAGGCAGCCAGCAGCAGCGAAGGCTTTCCAAGGGTGCAAATACACTGCATGGCCATGCCTGGAAGAACGGAAAGGCAGGGAAACGGCTAAGAGAGGCTCTAAACCAAGGTAACTCACGGCTGCCCATGAGGGTGGGTAGAAGAGGGGGAGCGAGAGCAAAAACGGACAGGAGTGCGAGACAGTGAAGAAACGTGGACCCTGCGGTCATAAAAGACTgagaaaacaaaacaccaaAGCAATCTAAATCACCTTCTACTGCTCTAGAAAAGGGGGAACAGGAAGAGAGGTCAGAACGGACAACAACATGTACACAAAGTAATGGAAAGAATCAGGTAAGCGTTTTATGACATGAAAGACACGAATAAGGAGTGTTTAACACATGCAATTAAGTTCAACATACATGATCGATAGCAAAATGCACAGTGATGCTAGGTCAGAGCGAGTCTGCAGTAGAGgattgtttttcaaaaaaaacagGGACTTCTATCAGAGTACTTTTTTCCCCATAATTTCTAGCTCTCTTTTTCTTAAGGGTAACATTAAGTCTGTGGCAAACAATCAACTTGAGACTGCTCAAATGGACTTACTAATGGATTTTCTGAGGTAACGCAAATAATTTGGGCTTTAATATCACCACGGTTTTCTGCATCCTGACGTGGCAACCCAGAACATGCAACTTTCTAGAACAGAGCATGACATGACTATGTGCACACATGCAGAGATACTATGCAACGTTGTCCCTAAATGCCCCACAAAtgagggggtggggggggggggttcagGATGCAGGCACTGCTACCAAGGCTAAATGCTAACATCTCACTGCTGCAGCATGGCAGGGTAGCTCCTGGCAGAGCCTCAACCTATTAGCACAGAGCCATTTAGAGAGAGAACTGGGCAGCTCTGTGTAGGCTGTAACAGTGAGACCTGTTGTTAATGGACAGAATGCTCAATAAATGAAATTGTCCCTGTGGCATGATGTTCGTGCTTTGTTTATGCGTTATACCGTGTGAATCAGGAGTGTTGGAGTGATTATACAAGGAAAGTGAGACATTAAGGCGTGAGTCGTTGAAAAGTGCTGTTATAATAAGGTGTGATTGGTATGTCTTGCAATAGTTGGGACAAAGTGTGGACATGTCCTCCCACATAGTTCAAATGATTGCTACACACCTCGGCAAATCTGTAAAGGACCAAGctataaaactgtaaaaaaatgttgaagacagaaggacaaaaaaataatgtgcaCTGAGGTTCTCATTGTTGAAATTTTAAGTTGATTTGGTCTGTAAAGAAGAAGCGATGATAAGGTTCACACaaacattagaagaacatttacCATATTGTACCCAATGCAagacattgttttttttccttataaatgcatctgaaaaaaaaaaaaaaaatgggttcACCTTATATTCAGGGTCTAAAATTTTACGGCAACACCCGCAACAACAGGTGGCGCAAATACGCATAAAACGAGTGTACCAAGAAATACAGTGTCAAAGTGTAATGTTAGAAGATCACAAGCGCAAAACAGTTTAACGTTTTAAAAAGGCTAACAGTCAAAGAAAAGCTTACCGAGCCGCATGACTGTCATGTTCGTGTGCCTCGCTGACAGGACCAAACTTCCCCAGTATGCGATTTTATACCGTACGATGGCACCCAGATTTCAGATTTTCActatgctttcaaatgctcccatgtGTATCTGTCTAAGCACTCAGTGAAGAGCGTCAACTATGTctatgtttttgaagcgttgatcattgtagccaatcgcagacatatatgttgagcgcgtgaacacaatggccaatcagaggcgtaTGTTGAGCGCGTGAACATAATGACCCgagacatatatgttgagcacatgaatacaatggccaatcaggggtgtttaagaatccgttcaacagtgctcaaaatgctaaagggaaatgctggtattgtcacatttttaaaatttcagtaatgacttggtaccaaagtcggtacttttgacaacactaatctGTGtttaaaagttgttgttttttatgtgaTCATTGGTACATTTTACCAGTATTTACCATACTTTCaatacaaaaatgaaatatgaaaaaaatacgaaatatgaaaattattttcaaataaaacattttctttataaaattCAAGATTTGGtcttcaaaaagcatttttccAAAAGGTGCATCTTGAAAAAGGGGAGGTCATCTTATAATCAAGGTTGTCTTATATTCGGAACAATACGGCAGTAAGGTACCCTGCAACATGGAACATGCTAAATCATATCCTACTGGGATACCCGGGACTCGACCTTTCCTCTAATTTCTAAAATAAAGCTTTGGTGTATCTAGTTAACTTGGATACTAATAAATTAACCTTGCAAAACCCAAAGAACAAAGTTTGTGACAagtttctctttgtctttttacAGGACAGCCCACATCAACTCTGCCTCCATGCCGGCTAACCTGTTGCTCCTCCTCCTGTTTGGGGTGCGTGTGCTGGCCATTTGCCCACCAATGTGCACCTGTAGCAGAGGCCATAGAGTGGTGGACTGCTCTGCCAGAGGATTGGGTATACTTCCTGACAGCCTGCAACACAACATTCATTTCCTCA containing:
- the LOC125248213 gene encoding protein EVI2B codes for the protein MLQNLMSRTEPLSATRPDVLPEEKTSRGPMETHEATQETPTSDSIEHGVQSNETVLEGNKNNTNGDIHTIQPTMETTDQPNPMTHAHTSAITTATDFKETVSTNGMKTTKRGVITDKWTSTQGPDLKTSSMIKPTNKLMTTEKTTKKQIYTPSNDTQQANPGAAVAAVIGTTFVLMFIAIIFILLRKRKMQKKRLENPEWAGPSPFLDGDVQPNLPNMDESETITRQGFNQVSISRYLPQRLSKHLTLGRNTSEEVLMGDILQGSTFSRQNPDEGQAPNGKPTVAQDSTEKKENEIQEGQASVDSLDTKTSVSGSAQEPVMEGKVSKQTDDLTLFPSSGTDTTVKPPPLVSIDLDSLSEEAGPLQTSDGGIVPPAPPPP